The proteins below come from a single Parachlamydiales bacterium genomic window:
- the queC gene encoding 7-cyano-7-deazaguanine synthase QueC: MKAIILLSGGVDSAVALAYALSEGRECIALSFDYGQRHRTELDSAAKISQFYNIPHIVLQLPSWGAEAVSLLLSNQPVPTNRTKEEIEQSGVAPTYVPARNTIFLSYGIAVAEVHGAYEIYIGSNADDHFPYPDCRPAYFEAFQQVANLATKQGIEGRPSKIIAPFVGLKKHEVIALGKRLGSPLELTFSCYAPTAENAPCGVCDACRLRR; encoded by the coding sequence ATGAAAGCTATCATTTTATTAAGCGGCGGAGTGGACTCTGCTGTAGCCTTGGCCTATGCACTGAGTGAAGGGCGAGAGTGCATTGCTCTCAGCTTTGACTATGGACAAAGACACAGAACGGAATTAGACAGTGCCGCCAAAATCTCGCAATTCTACAATATTCCGCATATCGTCCTGCAGCTTCCGAGCTGGGGTGCTGAAGCCGTATCGCTCTTATTGTCCAATCAACCAGTACCAACAAATAGAACGAAAGAAGAAATAGAACAAAGCGGTGTCGCCCCCACTTATGTTCCTGCCCGCAATACTATTTTCCTCTCCTATGGAATCGCCGTCGCTGAAGTCCACGGAGCCTATGAGATCTATATAGGTTCTAATGCAGATGACCATTTCCCCTATCCGGACTGTCGCCCTGCCTACTTTGAGGCCTTTCAACAGGTAGCTAACCTTGCGACAAAACAAGGTATTGAAGGCCGTCCTTCAAAAATTATCGCTCCTTTCGTCGGATTAAAAAAACATGAAGTGATAGCTTTGGGAAAGCGGTTAGGATCGCCTTTGGAATTAACATTCAGTTGCTATGCTCCTACGGCTGAAAATGCTCCGTGCGGAGTCTGTGATGCATGCCGTCTTAGGCGCTGA
- a CDS encoding radical SAM protein, with product MNSKLNLIEIFRSVQGETSYTGLPTTFIRLAACNLRCTWCDTTYSFGRGEPWEVEVIIDKVKEFGCKYVCVTGGEPLLQKDVHTLMNRLCEAGYKLSLETGGSLPIAHVHPDVKIILDLKCPGSGMSAKNYWGNIPILKGSDEVKFVLLDRVDYEWARDVCHKHGLTHLVEEVLLSPVHGKLDPKDLIQWMLEDALDVRLNLQVHKFIWDPETKGV from the coding sequence GTGAATTCTAAATTAAATCTTATTGAAATATTCCGTAGCGTGCAGGGTGAAACCTCTTATACCGGCTTACCTACAACATTTATAAGATTGGCGGCTTGTAATTTACGTTGCACTTGGTGTGATACCACCTATTCTTTTGGAAGAGGAGAGCCTTGGGAAGTCGAAGTTATTATCGACAAAGTCAAAGAGTTCGGATGTAAATACGTGTGCGTCACCGGCGGCGAGCCTTTGCTACAAAAAGACGTTCATACTCTTATGAACCGATTGTGTGAAGCGGGGTATAAACTTAGCTTGGAGACCGGTGGATCTTTACCTATTGCGCATGTGCATCCGGACGTTAAAATTATCTTAGACCTGAAATGTCCCGGCAGTGGTATGAGCGCTAAAAATTACTGGGGAAATATTCCTATTCTCAAGGGAAGTGATGAGGTCAAATTTGTCCTGTTAGATCGAGTTGACTATGAGTGGGCGCGCGATGTGTGCCATAAACATGGTCTAACCCATCTAGTGGAAGAAGTGCTCCTTTCTCCTGTACATGGAAAATTAGATCCTAAAGACCTTATTCAATGGATGCTTGAAGACGCATTAGACGTCAGATTGAATTTGCAGGTTCACAAGTTCATTTGGGATCCGGAAACAAAAGGTGTTTGA
- a CDS encoding malate dehydrogenase, translated as MAKPLKRIAVTGSAGQIAYNLLFRIASGEMLGKDQPVALQLLELPEALPALEGVRMELEDCAFPLLQEIIVTSDPKVAFRDIDLALLIGSKPRGPGMERGELLAENAKIFVEQGKALEAFAKPEVQVVVVGNPCNTNCLIALKQCKKIPPSHFHAMTRLDQNRAVSMLAKKANVPLSDVSNVIIWGNHSATQVPDPYNARIHNTPANEVIKDPEWLENDFYSQVQKRGAAIIAARGKSSAASAANAIIDHVKALYQPTPHGNWFSMGVYSASNPYGIDEDLIFSFPCKSLGDGRFEIVPNIELTPNVKAKLKATMQELIEERSMVDRLAVR; from the coding sequence ATGGCCAAACCACTCAAACGCATCGCAGTTACCGGAAGCGCAGGCCAAATTGCCTACAACCTACTTTTTCGCATTGCCAGCGGCGAAATGCTCGGCAAAGATCAACCCGTTGCCCTCCAACTACTGGAACTTCCCGAAGCCCTACCTGCCCTAGAAGGCGTCCGCATGGAACTCGAAGACTGCGCCTTCCCTCTTTTGCAAGAAATTATCGTCACAAGCGACCCTAAAGTAGCTTTCCGCGATATCGACCTCGCACTCCTCATTGGCTCCAAACCGCGCGGACCCGGCATGGAAAGAGGCGAACTTCTTGCAGAAAATGCCAAAATTTTCGTCGAACAAGGCAAAGCTCTAGAAGCCTTCGCTAAACCCGAAGTCCAAGTCGTCGTCGTCGGCAACCCCTGCAACACCAACTGCCTCATCGCACTTAAGCAATGTAAGAAAATCCCCCCCAGCCACTTTCACGCCATGACTCGCCTCGACCAAAACCGCGCCGTCAGTATGCTGGCAAAAAAAGCCAACGTCCCCCTCTCCGATGTTTCCAACGTTATCATCTGGGGCAACCACTCCGCTACCCAAGTTCCCGACCCCTATAACGCCCGCATCCATAACACCCCCGCAAACGAAGTCATCAAAGATCCTGAATGGCTAGAAAATGACTTCTACAGCCAAGTGCAGAAACGAGGCGCCGCCATCATAGCCGCCCGCGGGAAATCCTCCGCAGCCTCCGCCGCCAATGCCATCATCGACCACGTCAAAGCCCTCTACCAACCTACCCCCCACGGCAACTGGTTCTCAATGGGCGTCTACTCTGCCTCCAACCCCTACGGTATCGATGAAGACCTCATCTTCTCTTTCCCCTGCAAATCTCTCGGTGATGGCAGATTTGAAATCGTCCCTAATATTGAACTCACCCCAAATGTTAAAGCTAAACTTAAGGCCACCATGCAAGAGCTCATCGAAGAGCGATCTATGGTCGACCGCCTTGCAGTACGCTAA
- a CDS encoding citrate (Si)-synthase, translating into MAEMTKDDVLLTITKENLETGLRGYPVGYCTTSSVDPQKGLFYVGKSLADMAFWNPENVIFLLFNGREGSDAEIKTFKEDLIKRSHISPEVIKHIHALPRHVHPMKIFCMALLILGSLEGKNDYREDALNLIAKLPQLTATVINFHGSWGGTKPPQPELGYMENFTHMLNTPNADPKALTHAFKLFNVLHFDHGGGNLSAFTGKAVSSGLEDMYGSLTAAMCALAGPRHGKANQECLEFVHLLIKKLGANATEDTVKNEISRMLDNNEIVFGFGHAVLRVEDPRASIFYSEAQKLYPDNPLVKMALTLRAAGPDILKQNPKVSDPFPNVDAISGSFLSASGFPYPHYFTVLFGLSRCIGISRQITYERLEARDGKGVPIYRPKFFYKQPSS; encoded by the coding sequence ATGGCTGAAATGACTAAGGACGATGTGCTCCTAACCATCACAAAAGAAAACTTGGAAACAGGCCTCCGCGGCTACCCCGTGGGCTACTGCACAACCTCTTCGGTAGATCCCCAAAAAGGCCTCTTCTATGTAGGGAAATCCCTCGCAGATATGGCATTCTGGAACCCGGAAAATGTTATCTTCCTCCTGTTTAATGGACGCGAAGGCTCCGATGCTGAAATTAAAACTTTTAAAGAAGATCTCATCAAACGCTCACATATCTCCCCCGAAGTTATCAAACACATCCACGCCCTCCCACGCCATGTGCACCCCATGAAAATTTTCTGCATGGCCCTCCTCATTCTAGGTTCCCTCGAAGGGAAAAATGACTACCGCGAAGATGCCCTAAACCTCATAGCTAAACTACCCCAACTCACTGCCACCGTCATAAATTTTCACGGCAGCTGGGGCGGCACCAAACCTCCTCAACCTGAACTGGGTTATATGGAGAACTTTACCCATATGCTCAATACCCCCAACGCTGACCCTAAAGCCCTTACACACGCCTTCAAACTTTTCAACGTCCTCCACTTCGACCACGGCGGCGGCAATCTCTCCGCCTTCACCGGAAAAGCAGTCTCGTCCGGACTGGAAGATATGTACGGCTCGCTAACTGCTGCTATGTGCGCTCTAGCCGGCCCAAGACACGGTAAAGCTAACCAAGAATGCCTGGAATTCGTTCATCTCCTCATAAAGAAACTCGGCGCCAATGCCACTGAAGATACTGTCAAAAACGAAATCTCTCGCATGCTAGACAATAATGAAATCGTCTTCGGCTTCGGGCACGCTGTCCTCCGCGTCGAAGACCCCCGCGCCTCTATCTTTTACTCGGAAGCTCAAAAACTCTACCCCGACAACCCACTTGTCAAAATGGCCCTCACTCTACGCGCTGCCGGCCCCGATATCCTTAAACAAAACCCTAAAGTGTCCGACCCATTTCCTAACGTCGACGCTATCTCTGGATCCTTCCTCTCCGCTTCCGGCTTCCCATATCCACACTACTTCACCGTCCTCTTCGGGCTTTCCCGCTGCATCGGAATCTCCCGCCAAATAACCTACGAAAGGCTAGAAGCCCGCGACGGCAAAGGCGTCCCCATCTACCGACCCAAATTCTTCTACAAACAACCCTCCTCCTAA
- a CDS encoding FAD-dependent oxidoreductase: MRIAIIGAGFSGLSIAWHLHQAGCHTTTLFDKAGIGGGCSAIAAGLLHPYGGVRSRLNALGLEGMAATQRLLQAAEKCLNTPVASKTGLFRIPTSPHQLKEFQTSSQLYNIPWSKSLGQEALFIPDALTVNCPLYLEGLWASCLEQGSSLQIDLISSPSQLSNLFDIIIIAAGADSTTLHPDLPLKPLKGQIITVYNSFNISTPTTTDCYIIPQNNLLTIGATFERNFSSPLPDPALASQSLLPTLDPFLPNISSSTILSCKAGIRATTPNRLPLLKKLSHNTWIASGLGSKGLLYHSLLGQNTTKTILS, from the coding sequence ATGCGTATTGCAATTATCGGTGCCGGATTCTCCGGACTCTCTATAGCATGGCACCTACACCAAGCAGGATGCCACACAACCACCCTATTCGACAAAGCAGGCATTGGCGGCGGATGCTCTGCCATCGCAGCAGGGCTCCTGCATCCTTATGGAGGTGTCCGCTCCCGACTCAACGCCCTCGGACTCGAAGGAATGGCCGCTACCCAGCGGCTCCTTCAAGCTGCAGAAAAATGCCTCAATACACCTGTCGCATCCAAAACAGGACTTTTCCGCATCCCCACCTCCCCGCACCAGCTCAAAGAATTTCAAACTTCCTCCCAGCTGTACAATATCCCCTGGAGTAAATCCCTCGGACAAGAAGCACTCTTCATTCCTGACGCCCTCACAGTCAACTGCCCACTCTACCTTGAAGGACTCTGGGCCTCCTGCCTCGAACAAGGCTCCTCCCTTCAAATCGACCTCATCTCCTCACCATCCCAACTTTCCAACCTCTTCGACATCATCATCATCGCCGCTGGTGCAGACTCCACAACACTCCACCCTGACCTCCCTCTCAAACCCCTCAAAGGACAAATCATCACCGTCTACAACTCTTTCAACATCTCCACACCCACAACAACCGACTGCTACATCATCCCCCAAAATAACCTGCTAACCATTGGCGCTACCTTCGAACGTAACTTCTCCTCCCCCCTCCCCGACCCCGCCCTCGCCTCACAATCCCTCCTCCCCACCCTCGACCCATTCCTACCCAACATCTCCTCCTCAACCATCCTCTCCTGCAAAGCCGGCATCCGCGCCACAACACCCAACCGCCTCCCCCTCCTCAAAAAACTCTCCCACAACACATGGATAGCCTCCGGCCTCGGCTCCAAAGGCCTCCTCTACCACAGCCTCCTCGGCCAAAACACCACCAAAACAATCCTCTCCTAG
- a CDS encoding ribose-phosphate pyrophosphokinase — translation MPMTHHASEIAVLSGSSHPDLARNIAKHAGVDLSPIEISTFADGEISVLIQESVRGKHTFVVQSVSLHPNEYLVELLIIIDALRRASAQSVTAVIPYFGYSRQDRKDKPRVPITARLVADLLEKAGVQHLFTMDLHAPQVQGFFNIPVDDLPGRIALIDALKSMTDAPDVVVAPDIGSVKTARKYASALNCDFVIIDKQRQKNDDVEILNIIGSVTGKNVLLADDVCSTGSTLVSAAKACHEKGARSVNAVVTHGLFVGDAITTIEDSQLDWILTTDTIPQTSRLTGTAKIKTCSIAPQFGDAIRCSTSHESISSRNHR, via the coding sequence ATGCCGATGACCCATCATGCGTCGGAAATAGCTGTCCTCTCGGGATCTTCCCATCCAGACTTAGCACGTAACATTGCTAAGCATGCCGGAGTAGATCTAAGTCCGATAGAGATTTCGACGTTTGCTGACGGCGAGATATCAGTCTTGATTCAAGAGTCCGTACGTGGCAAACACACCTTTGTCGTGCAGTCCGTCTCTCTTCATCCAAACGAATACCTCGTCGAACTCCTCATCATCATCGATGCTTTACGAAGAGCCTCTGCGCAGTCTGTCACAGCCGTTATACCCTACTTCGGGTACAGCCGCCAAGACCGCAAAGACAAGCCCCGTGTGCCCATCACCGCTCGCCTCGTTGCGGACCTGCTCGAAAAAGCAGGTGTTCAACATCTCTTCACGATGGACCTGCACGCGCCGCAAGTGCAAGGCTTCTTCAATATCCCTGTCGATGACTTGCCTGGACGTATAGCACTGATCGATGCCCTCAAAAGCATGACAGATGCACCAGACGTAGTTGTCGCTCCGGATATCGGTAGCGTAAAGACTGCAAGAAAGTACGCTTCCGCTTTAAACTGTGATTTTGTCATCATAGACAAACAACGACAGAAAAACGACGATGTTGAAATTCTTAACATCATCGGTTCTGTCACCGGAAAAAATGTTCTTCTCGCTGACGATGTGTGCTCTACCGGGAGCACTTTAGTGTCAGCAGCGAAAGCATGCCATGAGAAGGGCGCACGTTCAGTCAATGCCGTCGTCACACACGGCCTATTTGTCGGTGATGCAATCACCACAATAGAAGACAGCCAGCTGGATTGGATCCTTACAACCGATACCATTCCACAAACTTCCCGTCTAACGGGAACGGCTAAAATCAAAACGTGCTCCATAGCCCCTCAATTTGGCGATGCCATCCGCTGCTCCACTTCTCACGAGTCCATTTCTTCTCGGAATCATAGGTAG
- a CDS encoding 50S ribosomal protein L25/general stress protein Ctc: protein MKLSVTKRAVNRKSDATKLRREGFIPAVIYSKGDVGENIAIKSDEFSAFIRQLQKGRLPNTIVELDIDGKTRRAIIKDIQYNIINYNVISLDFEELHDDRPVKVKVPVECTGVNECIGVKAGGVLRQVIRHVRVRCLPKDIPNLFNIDVTSMDLRQSRRLSDIAWPETIRPLVNLNEVAVLIAKR, encoded by the coding sequence ATGAAATTATCGGTGACTAAACGTGCCGTCAACCGTAAAAGCGATGCAACAAAATTGCGACGCGAAGGGTTTATCCCAGCGGTTATCTATTCTAAAGGGGATGTAGGCGAAAACATTGCTATTAAAAGCGACGAATTCAGCGCATTTATCCGCCAACTGCAAAAAGGACGTCTTCCTAACACTATAGTGGAACTCGATATCGATGGTAAAACTCGTCGCGCCATTATTAAAGATATCCAATACAACATCATCAACTACAACGTCATCTCTTTAGATTTTGAAGAGCTGCATGATGACCGCCCCGTTAAAGTTAAAGTGCCTGTGGAATGCACTGGCGTTAACGAATGCATCGGCGTAAAAGCCGGCGGTGTTCTACGTCAAGTTATCCGCCACGTACGTGTGCGCTGCTTGCCTAAAGACATCCCTAACTTGTTCAATATCGATGTAACTTCAATGGATTTGCGCCAATCACGCCGCCTGTCAGATATCGCTTGGCCGGAAACTATCCGCCCTCTCGTTAATTTGAATGAAGTTGCCGTACTGATAGCTAAGAGATAA